From Heteronotia binoei isolate CCM8104 ecotype False Entrance Well chromosome 3, APGP_CSIRO_Hbin_v1, whole genome shotgun sequence, a single genomic window includes:
- the CHAMP1 gene encoding chromosome alignment-maintaining phosphoprotein 1 — translation MCSVMQAERKMDLLKILHKPAESLECDHCNFRGSDYENVQIHMGTIHPEFCDEMDTAGLGKLIFYQKSAKLFHCHKCFFTSKMYCNVYYHIREQHARPDKWNEERKELLDTESQKKTISVEPPKPSVSPESQKRSTSPESQKTALVEPIKSDNSLSPKMQKPIPVTSMEQQKVVPVVCPEPQKPVSVLTPEPPKPVPVLSSEPLKQIPSLSPELQKPALIEPSEPPRPVSTMSPEPQKSALAIYTEAQKPLPAVQAELHISATEPEKPTMQVPLEPQKLVPPVSPELQKSALPSSPPIAISESQKFSPAPSPEPRRYSPAVSPEPKKLATALPSESRRHIPQMRRPTSALSPEPWKAETAISADPWRPPNIPDPWRPASSTSHEQQKSSMNMSPWSSKPSSSMSLESRRPAPDSRRPAPMMSTEPQKFMTEPWKSSSLPDTQKSSLASTEPWKPISSVYPEGWKPVLSPDTWRPSPPPPPPPPPMPAELRKPGPPMSPDLWKPSFFPEQRKPTPSVSPDPWKFSSEPRKSPFFPETQKPGTFLSPDLQKRGFFSEPRKRALFPEPKKPVPPVAAEMQKRPFFHDTHMSFPEVQKHALYSESHRPTPVSPEAPKHPFFTEPQKHIALPPEIQEHVPLPEPQKPPALSHEVLKLPVTSEIQKLAAFAEPQKPPPGSPEKQRQTFFTEPPRCSLSPELQKPSPSVSLDQKQVLSSEVPKSVPLVSSEVSKTTASEFSQPSVPDFSELQACTESTSKDFLPENPEDENPFSSLLAPKEQPTQNKEPAEDDLYICPKKKAKKENQEASNVDLNSSESGNTEMDTPEVKEPDSLSDQEQLDAESTDLSKETKTDAATTTQPQCVLQFTEEKEAFISEEEIAKYMKRGKGKYYCKICCCRAMKKGAVLHHLVNKHNVQSPFKCDICGKAFLLESHLKNHVAAHGQSLLKCPRCNFESNFPRGFKKHLTHCQSRHNEEANKKQLDTTEPLSQNNSSEEASKIPADGTEPLNESVTEPLNEQDQ, via the coding sequence ATGTGTAGTGTGATGCAAGCTGAGAGAAAAATGGACTTGTTGAAGATCCTGCATAAACCAGCAGAGAGCTTAGAATGTGATCACTGCAATTTCAGAGGCTCAGACTATGAAAATGTACAGATACATATGGGTACTATCCACCCTGAGTTTTGTGATGAAATGGATACTGCTGGATTGGGGAAACTTATTTTTTACCAGAAAAGTGCAAAATTATTCCATTGCCACAAATGTTTTTTTACCAGCAAGATGTACTGTAATGTTTATTATCACATTAGAGAACAACATGCTAGGCCAGACAAATGGAATGAAGAGCGGAAAGAGTTGTTAGACACAGAATCCCAGAAAAAAACTATCTCTGTGGAGCCTCCAAAGCCTTCTGTGTCTCCAGAGTCACAAAAACGTTCCACATCTCCTGAGTCTCAGAAGACTGCTCTTGTTGAACCCATCAAGTCTGATAACAGTTTATCTCCCAAGATGCAAAAGCCCATTCCAGTTACATCTATGGAGCAACAGAAAGTTGTTCCAGTTGTGTGCCCAGAGCCACAGAAACCTGTCTCTGTGCTAACTCCAGAACCTCCAAAACCTGTTCCAGTACTGTCATCAGAGCCACTGAAACAAATTCCTTCTTTGTCTCCAGAACTGCAGAAACCTGCCCTAATTGAGCCCTCAGAACCTCCGAGACCTGTCTCCACTATGTCCCCAGAGCCACAAAAATCTGCTTTAGCTATATACACTGAGGCACAGAAACCCCTCCCTGCTGTACAGGCAGAACTACATATCTCTGCCACAGAGCCAGAGAAGCCTACAATGCAGGTACCCCTGGAGCCACAGAAACTAGTTCCACCTGTATCCCCAGAACTTCAGAAGTCTGCACTGCCTTCTTCTCCACCTATTGCTATATCTGAATCTCAGAAATTTTCTCCAGCTCCATCTCCTGAGCCCCGCAGGTACTCTCCAGCTGTGTCCCCTGAACCAAAGAAGCTTGCCACTGCTCTGCCCTCAGAGTCTCGCAGGCATATTCCTCAGATGCGGAGACCCACTTCAGCACTTTCCCCTGAGCCATGGAAAGCAGAAACAGCAATTTCTGCAGATCCCTGGAGGCCTCCCAATATTCCAGATCCCTGGAGGCCTGCCTCTAGTACCTCTCACGAGCAACAGAAGTCTTCTATGAATATGTCCCCCTGGTCTTCAAAACCCTCCTCATCAATGTCACTTGAATCCAGAAGACCTGCCCCAGATTCCCGAAGGCCAGCCCCTATGATGTCCACAGAGCCTCAGAAGTTTATGACAGAGCCTTGGAAATCTAGCTCCTTACCTGATACCCAGAAATCTAGTCTTGCTTCCACAGAACCCTGGAAACCCATTTCATCAGTTTATCCTGAAGGTTGGAAACCAGTTTTGTCTCCTGACACCTGGAGgccatcaccaccacctcctcctccacctcctcccatGCCAGCTGAACTCAGAAAGCCTGGTCCTCCTATGTCACCTGATCTTTGgaagccttccttctttcctgagcAACGTAAACCAACTCCTTCTGTGTCTCCTGATCCCTGGAAATTTTCTTCTGAGCCTCGAAAATCTCCTTTCTTTCCAGAGACTCAGAAACCTGGTACTTTTCTGTCTCCAGATCTTCAGAAGCGTGGCTTTTTTTCTGAACCCCGAAAACGGGCCCTGTTTCCTGAGCCTAAAAAACCTGTTCCTCCTGTTGCTGCTGAGATGCAAAAGCGACCCTTCTTCCATGATACTCATATGTCTTTTCCTGAAGTGCAAAAACATGCCCTCTATTCTGAATCTCATAGACCTACTCCTGTTTCTCCTGAAGCCCCAAAACATCCCTTCTTCACAGAACCCCAGAAGCATATTGCTCTTCCTCCTGAAATACAGGAGCATGTTCCTTTACCGGAACCTCAGAAACCACCTGCTCTTTCTCATGAGGTGCTGAAGCTTCCTGTAACTTCTGAAATTCAGAAACTTGCTGCCTTTGCTGAACCCCAGAAGCCACCTCCTGGTTCCCCTGAGAAACAAAGACAGACTTTCTTCACAGAGCCTCCAAGGTGTTCTCTTTCTCCTGAACTCCAGAAACCTTCTCCTTCTGTGTCTTTGGATCAGAAGCAAGTCCTCAGTTCTGAAGTCCCAAAATCTGTGCCTCTTGTTTCCTCTGAAGTCAGCAAAACAACTGCCTCTGAATTTAGCCAGCCTTCTGTTCCTGACTTTTCAGAGTTGCAGGCCTGTACTGAATCTACTAGTAAAGATTTCTTACCTGAAAATCCAGAAGATGAGAATCCCTTCAGTAGCCTGTTGGCTCCAAAAGAACAGCCCACACAAAATAAGGAACCTGCAGAAGATGATTTGTATATTTGTCCAAAGAAGAAAGCCAAGAAAGAAAACCAGGAAGCTTCTAATGTAGACCTAAATAGCAGCGAAAGTGGAAACACTGAGATGGATACACCAGAAGTGAAAGAGCCGGATTCCCTCAGTGATCAGGAACAGCTTGATGCAGAATCAACTGATCTCAGTAAAGAGACTAAGACTGATGCAGCTACTACAACACAGCCTCAGTGTGTGCTGCAATTtacagaagagaaggaagcatttATCTCAGAAGAAGAAATAGCAAAGTACATGAAGCGCGGCAAGGGCAAATACTATTGTAAAATTTGTTGCTGCCGAGCTATGAAAAAAGGTGCTGTATTGCATCATTTGGTCAATAAGCATAATGTCCAAAGCCCATTCAAGTGTGACATTTGTGGGAAGGCTTTTCTCTTGGAATCTCACCTGAAAAACCATGTTGCTGCTCATGGCCAGAGTCTGCTTAAATGTCCACGTTGCAATTTTGAGTCAAATTTCCCTAGAGGCTTTAAGAAACATTTAACCCATTGTCAAAGCCGTCATAATGAAGAGGCCAATAAGAAACAGCTGGATACCACTGAGCCACTTAGCCAGAACAATTCCAGTGAAGAGGCCAGTAAGATACCTGCAGATGGCACTGAACCATTGAATGAATCAGTTACTGAGCCACTTAATGAACAAGATCAGTGA